A single genomic interval of Dysidea avara chromosome 6, odDysAvar1.4, whole genome shotgun sequence harbors:
- the LOC136259476 gene encoding uncharacterized protein — protein sequence MIDTEGCVEIASKRQDGQSGEERKVDLIVGELRRYDVKIAGLQETKWFGSEVYNVTGATVLTSGRPTPADGQSFERGEGFAIVLMDWAIDAWKSAGNQWKAWSPRIISVCLKLEKEKLHVVFVMPQQDLQEELTRTNFLDVYGEQWDKVRGPNGYEAINDAGKELLLFLSIHQATVCNTWFQKKAIHKATWQHPKSKQWSCIDYFIMRQSDRKVCLNVSVLRGAECNADHHFLCATLRLNKHYHHVGKKKRKGGRYDVVNLLKGDGNIRGDQQLLKDVYIDTVVDKARDGWPQDGSVECKWEKFRSAITEVSDKLLGHSKRRQPDWFLESSDVLKPYLMARNDAYRMWLSSSRREDLMKFKQARSTARRVARKAKNEWFQLKAEQIERQCFGGKDVWKNIRDLQLGRRGRYPIRVITVNDEDGNLCVTRGEQQDRWRRHFTSVLNIRSHFDESVLLKCIKSFWCTASSCFQRSQPFHHYKESRMLDTFEKTPEAARCFPSSLDRTYHFRGCS from the exons ATGATTGACACCGAGGGTTGTGTTGAGATTGCTAGTAAACGACAAGATGGACAAAGTGGAGAAGAAAGGAAAGTTGATTTGATTGTTGGCGAACTGAGGAGATATGATGTGAAAATTGCTGGGTTACAAGAAACAAAATGGTTTGGTAGTGAGGTGTACAATGTGACGGGAGCTACTGTTTTGACATCTGGTAGACCAACACCAGCAGATGGTCAGAGTTTTGAGAGAGGAGAGGGTTTTGCAATTGTTTTGATGGACTGGGCTATTGATGCTTGGAAATCAGCAGGGAATCAGTGGAAGGCTTGGAGTCCAAGAATTATTTCTGTTTGTTTAAAATTGGAGAAGGAGAAGTTGCATGTGGTGTTTGTTATGCCCCAACAAGATCTGCAAGAAGAGTTGACAAGGACAAATTTTTT AGATGTTTATGGAGAACAGTGGGATAAGGTTAGGGGCCCGAATGGTTATGAAGCTATTAATGATGCTGGGAAGGAGCTTCTTTTATTTCTTAGTATTCACCAGGCAACTGTCTGTAATACTTGGTTCCAGAAGAAGGCAATTCATAAGGCCACATGGCAACATCCTAAATCTAAACAATGGAGTTGTATAGATTATTTTATTATGAGGCAAAGCGACAGGAAAGTGTGTTTGAATGTTTCTGTTTTAAGAGGTGCTGAGTGTAATGCTGACCACCACTTTCTGTGTGCTACACTAAGATTGAATAAACATTACCATCATGTAGGGAAGAAAAAGCGGAAAGGTGGTAGATACGATGTAGTAAATTTATTGAAAGGAGATGGTAACATCAGAGGAGATCAACAACTATTGAAGGATGTCTATATAGATACTGTGGTAGACAAGGCAAGAGATGGGTGGCCACAAGATGGATCAGTGGAGTGCAAGTGGGAGAAGTTTCGATCTGCTATTACTGAAGTGAGTGACAAACTTTTAGGTCATTCTAAGAGGAGACAGCCTGACTGGTTTCTTGAGTCCTCTGATGTTTTGAAGCCATATTTGATGGCAAGAAATGATGCTTACAGGATGTGGCTGAGTAGTTCTAGAAGAGAAGACCTAATGAAGTTCAAACAAGCTAGATCTACTGCTAGGAGAGTTGCCAGAaaggccaagaatgaatggtttcagctgaaggCTGAGCAAATTGAAAGGCAATGTTTTGGAGGTAAGGATGTTTGGAAAAATATCAGAGATCTACAGCTAGGTAGAAGGGGCCGTTATCCAATCAGGGTAATAACTGTAAATGATGAAGATGGTAATCTTTGTGTTACTCGTGGTGAACAGCAAGATCGTTGGAGAAGACATTTTACATCAGTCCTTAACATTAGAAGTCATTTTGATGAATCAGTACTGCTTAAATGCATCAAAAGCTTTTGGTGCACTGCGTCAAGCTGTTTTCAGAGATCACAACCTTTCCATCACTACAAAGAGAGCAGAATGTTGGACACCTTTGAGAAGACACCTGAAGCAGCTAGATGCTTTCCATCATCGTTGGACAGAACATATCACTTCAGGGGATGTTCGTAG